The Dioscorea cayenensis subsp. rotundata cultivar TDr96_F1 chromosome 19, TDr96_F1_v2_PseudoChromosome.rev07_lg8_w22 25.fasta, whole genome shotgun sequence genome includes a window with the following:
- the LOC120284044 gene encoding uncharacterized protein LOC120284044: protein MEGQSSCGMGKLTPSNYSFCKRRMKDLLIVKDLYLPTMGKTKPGKMTDDEWEILHLKAAATIRQWVDASIFHHIYEDVKADELWNKLAAMYEKNTFRNKATKIRRLVNLKCKDGRSMTKHTSDFSVLGEPIDIYGDDS, encoded by the coding sequence ATGGAAGGACAAAGTTCTTGTGGAATGGGGAAGTTAACTCCCTCGAACTACTCTTTTTGCAAGAGAAGAATGAAAGACTTGTTGATTGTGAAAGATTTGTATCTCCCTACTATGGGAAAAACAAAGCCAGGGAAGATGACTGATGATGAATGGGAGATATTGCATTTGAAGGCAGCTGCCACAATCAGGCAATGGGTTGATGCAAGTATCTTCCACCATATTTATGAAGATGTCAAGGCTGATGAGCTATGGAATAAGTTAGCAGCCATGTACGAGAAAAATACCTTCAGAAATAAGGCCACAAAAATAAGAAGATTGGTGAATTTGAAGTGCAAAGATGGAAGGAGTATGACTAAGCATACTAGTGACTTTTCAGTGCTTGGTGAACCAATTGACATCTATGGAGATGACTCTTGA